The proteins below come from a single Gimesia alba genomic window:
- the leuD gene encoding 3-isopropylmalate dehydratase small subunit, translating to MTKIESITGTGIPLLLDDIDTDRIIPARFLRCVTFEGLGEHAFEDDRIQDPDHPFDKPQYQNASILLGGRNFGCGSSREHAPQSLIRWGIKAIIAESYAEIFFGNCTSLGVPAVCAPRETLEILNREIQDHPDQELTVDLTTMKIRCGDQEFDCTLPENARAALISGTYDFLAQLLKSESEIKERAASVPYFTSFA from the coding sequence ATGACAAAAATTGAAAGCATCACTGGAACTGGCATCCCACTCTTACTGGATGACATCGATACAGACCGCATCATCCCAGCACGGTTTTTACGTTGCGTTACCTTTGAAGGACTGGGAGAACACGCCTTCGAAGATGATCGCATACAAGACCCGGATCACCCCTTTGATAAACCACAATATCAAAATGCCTCAATCCTGCTGGGTGGCCGTAACTTCGGCTGTGGATCATCACGCGAACATGCCCCCCAGTCATTGATTCGCTGGGGAATCAAGGCCATTATCGCCGAGTCCTATGCAGAAATCTTTTTCGGAAACTGCACCTCACTGGGAGTTCCCGCTGTGTGTGCCCCGCGCGAAACACTAGAGATCCTGAATCGTGAAATCCAAGACCATCCGGATCAGGAACTCACAGTAGACCTGACCACGATGAAAATCCGCTGTGGCGACCAGGAATTCGATTGTACTTTACCCGAGAATGCGCGAGCTGCTTTGATCTCAGGCACCTATGACTTCTTAGCACAGTTGCTAAAGAGTGAATCCGAAATCAAAGAACGCGCTGCATCTGTGCCTTACTTTACGTCCTTTGCTTGA